In Ilumatobacter fluminis, the following proteins share a genomic window:
- the rpmG gene encoding 50S ribosomal protein L33, whose translation MAKSDKRVRITLECTECKRRNYITMKSKVNDRERLEMNKYCSNERKHTLHKETR comes from the coding sequence ATGGCAAAGAGTGACAAGCGGGTGCGAATCACCCTCGAGTGCACCGAATGCAAGCGGCGCAACTACATCACGATGAAGTCGAAGGTCAACGACCGCGAGCGCCTCGAGATGAACAAGTACTGCAGCAACGAGCGCAAGCACACGCTGCACAAAGAAACGCGCTGA
- the secE gene encoding preprotein translocase subunit SecE has product MSLDDLNRQQKRMLKRQGALDEQGAPTKAPRQSAPTQRVGPVQYLREVREEMRKVAWPTRPEVVRYSIIVTATVLVFTAFVGGLDFGLQYVTDWFYL; this is encoded by the coding sequence ATGTCACTAGACGACCTGAACCGCCAACAGAAGCGCATGCTGAAGCGCCAGGGAGCCCTCGACGAGCAGGGTGCACCCACCAAGGCGCCGCGTCAGTCCGCGCCCACGCAGCGGGTCGGTCCTGTCCAGTATCTCCGCGAAGTTCGCGAAGAGATGCGCAAGGTGGCGTGGCCCACCCGCCCCGAAGTGGTGCGGTACTCGATCATCGTGACGGCCACCGTGCTCGTGTTCACCGCCTTCGTCGGCGGCCTCGACTTCGGGCTCCAGTACGTCACAGATTGGTTCTACCTATGA
- the nusG gene encoding transcription termination/antitermination protein NusG produces the protein MSEHDTETVDETTDAAADDSVEAQPADLLPKGDAVIADDDQPEAIEQIDTDEAEALLPTGDADDDADATADDAEADTASADESGSDDEVVTEEEALAESAEPAVDEDDPWTRPGSWYVVHTQSGYEKKVTANLNARIQSMNMEDTIYEVVIPMEEVVEFKNGKKQTVQRKVFPGYLLVRCKMDDESWYCIRNTPGVTGFVGQSDRGQKPTPLRRREVRTFLSTKAPGAEAEAARPKPKLDYEEGESVRVKEGPFADFLGTIAEINADHMKLKVLVNIFGRETLVEMDFSQVSKL, from the coding sequence ATGAGCGAGCACGACACCGAGACGGTCGACGAGACGACCGACGCGGCCGCCGACGACTCCGTCGAGGCGCAGCCCGCCGACTTGTTGCCGAAGGGCGACGCCGTCATCGCCGACGACGATCAGCCCGAGGCGATCGAGCAGATCGACACCGACGAAGCCGAGGCACTGCTGCCGACCGGCGACGCCGACGACGATGCCGACGCCACTGCCGACGACGCCGAGGCCGACACCGCGTCCGCCGACGAGTCGGGCAGCGACGACGAGGTCGTCACCGAGGAAGAGGCCCTCGCCGAGAGCGCCGAACCGGCCGTCGACGAGGACGACCCCTGGACCCGCCCGGGTTCGTGGTACGTCGTCCACACCCAGTCGGGGTACGAGAAGAAGGTCACGGCGAACCTGAACGCTCGTATCCAGTCGATGAACATGGAGGACACGATCTACGAGGTCGTGATCCCCATGGAGGAAGTCGTCGAGTTCAAGAACGGCAAGAAGCAGACCGTCCAGCGCAAGGTCTTCCCCGGCTACCTCCTCGTTCGTTGCAAGATGGACGACGAGTCGTGGTACTGCATCCGCAACACGCCGGGTGTGACCGGGTTCGTCGGTCAGAGCGACCGTGGCCAGAAGCCGACGCCCCTGCGTCGTCGCGAGGTTCGCACGTTCCTGTCGACCAAGGCCCCCGGTGCCGAAGCCGAGGCCGCACGTCCCAAGCCCAAGCTCGATTACGAAGAGGGCGAGAGCGTGCGTGTCAAGGAAGGCCCGTTCGCCGACTTCCTCGGCACGATCGCCGAGATCAACGCCGATCACATGAAGCTGAAGGTGCTCGTGAACATCTTCGGCCGCGAGACCCTGGTGGAGATGGACTTCAGCCAGGTCAGCAAGCTGTGA
- the rplK gene encoding 50S ribosomal protein L11 gives MAKKKVAAVVKIQIEAGKASPAPPVGTALGPHGIAIMDFVKAYNAKTEAQAGQVVPTEITIYEDRTFDFILKTPPAAVLIRKAAGLDKAANNPGSETAGTITEAQVEEIANVKMPDLNANDIEAAKQQIRGTARSMGIAVS, from the coding sequence ATGGCAAAGAAGAAGGTTGCTGCGGTCGTCAAGATCCAGATCGAGGCCGGCAAGGCCAGCCCGGCGCCGCCGGTCGGTACCGCGCTCGGTCCGCACGGCATCGCGATCATGGACTTCGTCAAGGCGTACAACGCCAAGACCGAGGCCCAGGCCGGTCAGGTCGTCCCGACCGAGATCACGATCTACGAAGACCGCACGTTCGACTTCATCCTGAAGACGCCCCCGGCCGCGGTGCTCATCCGCAAGGCTGCCGGCCTCGACAAGGCTGCGAACAACCCCGGCTCCGAGACCGCCGGCACGATCACCGAGGCCCAGGTCGAAGAGATCGCCAACGTCAAGATGCCCGACCTCAATGCGAACGACATCGAGGCCGCCAAGCAGCAGATCCGCGGCACCGCCCGCAGCATGGGGATCGCCGTCAGCTGA
- the rplA gene encoding 50S ribosomal protein L1 has product MSGKKYTDSLKAYDRDAFYGPTEALKLAKNSAKAKFDENIDVVFRLGVDPRKADQMVRGTVALPSGTGKTLRVAVFAAGEAADAAREAGADKVGADDLAAEVEAGQMDFDLAIASPDMMPLVGRLGRTLGPRGLMPNPKTGTVTTDVAKAVEEFKGGKVEYRTDRYGNVHVRLGKASFDEAALEANFRAVLDEIQRAKPASAKGRYIKKISLSTTMGPGVRVDTGRLKVEE; this is encoded by the coding sequence ATGTCCGGCAAGAAGTACACCGATTCCCTGAAGGCCTACGACCGTGACGCCTTCTACGGCCCCACCGAGGCGCTGAAGCTCGCGAAGAACTCGGCCAAGGCCAAGTTCGACGAGAACATCGACGTCGTGTTCCGACTCGGCGTCGACCCCCGCAAGGCCGACCAGATGGTGCGCGGCACCGTCGCCCTGCCGTCCGGCACCGGCAAGACCCTCCGGGTCGCCGTGTTCGCCGCCGGTGAGGCCGCCGACGCCGCCCGTGAGGCCGGTGCCGACAAGGTCGGCGCCGACGACCTCGCTGCCGAGGTCGAGGCCGGCCAAATGGACTTCGATCTCGCCATCGCGAGCCCCGACATGATGCCGCTCGTCGGCCGTCTCGGTCGCACGCTCGGCCCGCGTGGCCTGATGCCGAACCCCAAGACCGGCACCGTCACCACCGACGTCGCCAAGGCGGTCGAGGAGTTCAAGGGCGGCAAGGTCGAGTACCGCACCGACCGCTACGGCAACGTGCACGTCCGTCTCGGCAAGGCCAGCTTCGACGAAGCCGCCCTCGAGGCCAACTTCCGTGCCGTGCTCGACGAGATCCAGCGCGCCAAGCCCGCGTCGGCGAAGGGCCGCTACATCAAGAAGATCTCGCTGTCGACCACGATGGGCCCCGGCGTCCGCGTCGACACCGGCCGCCTCAAGGTCGAGGAGTGA
- a CDS encoding PKD domain-containing protein, translating into MRTTPVTSRVSLLLATVLMVLGVAMWFTFSTASPVEAAPRSVAEPAPNTPLPQCVVEDGGSEGLGCAPDAFGAMISGDFASGSTFVVRSAPNGLAPCFTYVSTGCYYSLSAPSISRCVYLENGDPTAVRSCPSLSSSGSVSGWTAQRQGSCSGSLGSTYAAGGGTQETFWVVRAAVLSMCTYEVPDTVTIDNLYGPTFFLVRTSVRECIEPGGGYGCDESWATLETRTEYGWLPVSGTMAAHAEFDVTHVEHGIYSFTNNSVEFADTTVGYEWDFGDGLTSEAVSPSHEYAQPGDYTVTLTMRGADGRTDSTSRDVSVEATTLAVSLINPDAIFTGEGSGNRFSKGDEFTVQLRVEATDGVGDVAGVAPVGDVLDLPSQLELVDDPLVVAPTTYTPGMITTYDIPVRAIEGGRFTVRSTWAGTNAEGPVEETGEFEGSVSGLAITVTLDPPSFQLDQDNNDDGEITPEDNDLTVTVEIENVSTDHPVTDLIVDPLDLESNDPEHPEVRLFAQDPPPEAWPTSLAAAATATREWTYRADDEVDATVEAFATGSLNDALVTGSGDDEVKVFTSVVLEARFDLEPQAYEAGKVVRVNGNFRNVSDTTPDPIDVSFAVFPKVDANAGGGYFTTPGGATPSGAIMYQLAPGESIDLDAILQTTAIERYSVARVEYDVVVSTRNDSNRWVEVDPATVHVLEEDGYSASLFAGLPAKQPEPEAVSNWACSDDVIMFAFIGCKLAAGLVSMVTGFCQMGVMIAQGIYYINQATWGTLVAGMWGAQQTLRALAGDDAAWNRLAQEIAIDLAALRDTGYVALEGFTITAESVAPAMDRFFQRQEVLWTTGTTEQILGEMAETVGENGDMALEALVAARTLKKSMLVAAGAEQSLEVTARNALDHQLQKSLVDVEDVITTKGARAVPEERVLPSGLDVTDAPIVWRDSYGIAKQELDKLLQIAKDEGIIAAFRSRAPIAAELIAKRLAYAKPGSVPLKGVSDLDVKYLGYPSGWNGKVYLLEPPVPWHPAKSAERASAIEAYLDTFPDLTGGSAYSRDMRAAVRSRLETRLDEWPKNLKKFKAYQETGIDVGFYQEKQGMHPAMNDVDQRRSAHISRIDVPGRAGDPSRPFARRGFRLQMNGPYGILDITGDIDFLAIFNADGTIITDLVKRERIYEKLRSLLGMQHGESFTFDHASRESHLAAGLNGPGGETLLATTPTGRLVTTYFNAALSRLENVGQVAAKQTMLEGALSETLSPPRPSKGFSLDDLLALFPSKEVSPDAAIASPETIAKLVNGLTSNAVKSDFFEDGQLFRSSDDGTLEQYRQPGSPGSAPDTATSAGALTERVAAADVGDDIDAELAEVVGAGYVEPDVVGRSGGRWVEVSVGDALGDDGTLEFVPFTYLGSPTEAGATNVDVLSLAEMNATGSHWFRPGDRVVVDPGGPGEEFATIASVSPLTFAAPLQHPHYVAEMIAIPAGVPSTGGPGPGPGSDAIVSVSPARLLETRPASVGSTTVDGKFAAGGAVAAKSVTEVTVTGRGGVPGDAAAVMLNVTAVLPDGAGHVTVFPCGSSMPTASNLNYVAGQVVPNAVLAKVGAGGKVCFYSHAGVHLVVDVNGYVPAGSSVASVSPARLLETRPASVGSTTVDGKFAAGGAVAAKSVTEVTVTGRGGVPGDAAAVMLNVTAVLPDGAGHVTVFPCGSSMPTASNLNYVAGQVVPNAVLAKVGAGGKVCFYSHAGVHLVVDVNGYVPAGSSVASVSPARLLETRPASVGSTTVDGKFAAGGAVAAKSVTEVTVTGRGGVPGDAAAVMLNVTAVLPDGAGHVTVFPCGSSMPTASNLNYVAGQVVPNAVLAKVGAGGKVCFYSHAGVHLVVDVNGYVP; encoded by the coding sequence ATGCGGACAACCCCTGTGACCAGTCGCGTCTCCCTGCTGCTCGCCACCGTCCTCATGGTCCTCGGCGTGGCCATGTGGTTCACCTTTTCCACCGCGTCGCCGGTCGAGGCGGCGCCTCGATCGGTTGCCGAGCCGGCTCCCAACACTCCGTTGCCGCAATGTGTCGTCGAGGACGGGGGGAGCGAGGGTCTCGGCTGCGCGCCCGACGCGTTCGGTGCGATGATCAGTGGCGACTTCGCGTCGGGCAGCACCTTCGTCGTCCGGAGTGCTCCCAACGGCCTGGCGCCGTGCTTCACCTACGTCTCGACGGGGTGCTACTACAGCCTCAGCGCACCGAGCATTTCGCGGTGCGTGTACCTCGAGAACGGTGACCCCACGGCGGTTCGGTCGTGTCCGTCGCTCAGTTCGAGCGGATCGGTGTCCGGATGGACGGCGCAGCGCCAGGGGAGCTGCAGCGGCAGCCTCGGCAGCACGTACGCCGCGGGCGGAGGCACGCAGGAGACGTTCTGGGTGGTGAGGGCGGCCGTCCTCTCGATGTGCACGTACGAGGTGCCCGACACCGTCACGATCGACAACCTGTACGGTCCCACCTTCTTCCTGGTCAGGACCTCCGTGCGAGAGTGCATCGAGCCGGGTGGCGGGTACGGCTGCGACGAGTCGTGGGCCACCCTCGAGACCAGGACCGAGTACGGCTGGCTGCCGGTCAGTGGAACGATGGCCGCCCACGCCGAGTTCGACGTCACCCACGTCGAACACGGCATCTACAGCTTCACGAACAACTCGGTCGAGTTCGCCGACACGACGGTCGGTTACGAGTGGGACTTCGGCGATGGTTTGACATCGGAGGCCGTCAGCCCTTCCCACGAGTACGCCCAGCCCGGCGACTACACGGTGACACTCACGATGCGCGGCGCCGACGGCCGAACCGACTCGACCTCGCGCGACGTCTCGGTCGAAGCCACGACACTGGCCGTGTCGCTCATCAATCCCGACGCGATCTTCACCGGTGAGGGCAGCGGCAACCGGTTCTCGAAAGGGGATGAGTTCACCGTCCAGCTCCGCGTCGAAGCGACCGACGGCGTCGGCGATGTCGCCGGTGTGGCGCCGGTCGGTGACGTCCTCGACCTCCCCTCGCAACTCGAACTCGTCGACGACCCACTCGTCGTCGCTCCGACCACCTACACGCCAGGCATGATCACCACCTACGACATCCCGGTTCGTGCGATCGAGGGTGGCCGTTTCACCGTGCGCAGTACTTGGGCGGGCACGAACGCCGAGGGTCCGGTGGAGGAGACGGGCGAGTTCGAGGGGTCCGTGTCCGGTCTCGCGATCACCGTCACGCTCGACCCTCCCTCGTTCCAGCTCGACCAGGACAACAACGACGACGGTGAGATCACGCCCGAGGACAACGACCTCACCGTCACCGTCGAGATCGAGAACGTCAGCACGGACCACCCGGTGACCGATCTGATCGTCGACCCGCTCGACCTCGAATCGAACGACCCCGAGCACCCCGAGGTGCGTCTGTTCGCCCAGGACCCGCCTCCCGAGGCCTGGCCGACCAGCCTCGCCGCCGCGGCCACCGCCACCCGTGAGTGGACGTACCGGGCCGACGACGAGGTCGACGCGACCGTCGAAGCGTTCGCCACCGGCTCGCTGAACGACGCGCTCGTGACCGGATCGGGCGACGACGAGGTCAAGGTGTTCACCTCCGTCGTCCTCGAAGCCCGGTTCGATTTGGAGCCGCAGGCGTACGAGGCCGGCAAGGTCGTTCGCGTCAACGGCAACTTCCGCAACGTGTCGGACACGACCCCGGACCCGATCGATGTGTCGTTCGCCGTCTTCCCGAAGGTGGACGCCAATGCCGGAGGTGGCTACTTCACGACGCCGGGCGGCGCGACCCCGTCCGGAGCGATCATGTACCAACTCGCTCCCGGCGAGTCGATCGACCTCGACGCCATCCTCCAGACGACGGCGATCGAGCGCTACTCGGTGGCGCGCGTGGAATACGACGTCGTCGTCTCGACGCGCAACGACTCGAACCGGTGGGTCGAGGTCGATCCCGCCACCGTCCACGTGCTCGAGGAGGACGGCTACTCGGCCTCGCTGTTCGCCGGCCTGCCCGCCAAGCAACCCGAGCCGGAGGCCGTGTCGAACTGGGCCTGCAGCGATGACGTGATCATGTTCGCCTTCATCGGCTGCAAGCTCGCGGCAGGTCTGGTGTCGATGGTCACCGGCTTCTGCCAGATGGGCGTGATGATCGCCCAGGGCATCTACTACATCAACCAGGCGACGTGGGGCACGCTCGTCGCCGGCATGTGGGGGGCTCAGCAGACCCTTCGCGCACTCGCCGGCGACGACGCCGCATGGAACCGCTTGGCGCAGGAGATCGCCATCGACCTCGCGGCCCTGCGAGACACGGGCTATGTCGCCTTGGAGGGCTTCACGATCACGGCCGAGTCCGTCGCGCCTGCGATGGACCGCTTCTTCCAGCGCCAGGAGGTGCTGTGGACCACCGGTACGACCGAGCAGATCCTCGGTGAGATGGCGGAGACGGTCGGCGAGAACGGCGACATGGCGCTGGAGGCGCTCGTCGCAGCCCGGACGCTGAAGAAGTCGATGCTGGTCGCCGCCGGTGCCGAGCAGTCGCTCGAGGTGACCGCCCGTAATGCCCTCGACCATCAGCTGCAGAAGTCGCTGGTGGACGTCGAGGACGTCATCACGACCAAGGGCGCACGCGCCGTTCCGGAGGAGCGCGTCCTGCCGTCCGGGCTCGACGTGACCGACGCCCCGATCGTCTGGCGTGACTCGTACGGCATCGCCAAGCAGGAACTCGACAAGCTCCTCCAGATCGCCAAGGACGAAGGCATCATCGCGGCGTTTCGCTCGCGTGCCCCGATCGCTGCCGAGCTGATCGCCAAACGATTGGCGTATGCCAAGCCGGGCAGCGTGCCGCTGAAGGGTGTCAGTGACCTCGACGTGAAGTACCTCGGCTATCCGAGCGGATGGAACGGCAAGGTGTACCTCCTCGAGCCCCCGGTTCCGTGGCACCCGGCGAAGTCGGCCGAACGAGCGTCGGCCATCGAGGCATACCTCGACACGTTCCCCGACCTGACCGGTGGGTCGGCCTACTCGCGCGACATGCGGGCCGCCGTCCGGTCTCGTCTCGAAACCCGCCTCGACGAATGGCCGAAGAACCTCAAGAAGTTCAAGGCGTACCAGGAGACCGGCATCGACGTGGGCTTCTATCAGGAGAAGCAGGGCATGCATCCGGCGATGAACGACGTCGACCAACGTCGTTCGGCCCACATCAGCCGAATCGACGTGCCCGGGCGAGCCGGTGATCCCAGTCGCCCGTTCGCTCGGCGGGGCTTCCGGCTCCAGATGAACGGACCGTACGGCATCCTCGACATCACGGGCGACATCGACTTCCTCGCGATCTTCAATGCCGACGGCACGATCATCACCGACCTCGTCAAGCGGGAGCGGATCTACGAGAAGCTCCGCTCGCTCCTCGGCATGCAGCACGGCGAGTCGTTCACGTTCGACCACGCATCTCGGGAGAGCCACTTGGCCGCGGGCCTGAACGGGCCGGGTGGAGAAACGCTGCTCGCGACCACGCCGACAGGGCGACTGGTCACGACCTACTTCAACGCCGCGTTGTCACGGCTGGAGAACGTCGGACAGGTCGCAGCGAAGCAGACGATGCTCGAGGGAGCGCTGTCGGAGACGCTGTCGCCGCCGCGCCCGTCGAAGGGCTTCTCGCTCGACGACCTGCTCGCGCTGTTCCCGAGCAAGGAGGTCTCACCCGATGCGGCGATCGCATCGCCCGAGACGATCGCGAAGCTGGTGAACGGACTCACGTCGAATGCCGTCAAGAGCGACTTCTTCGAAGACGGCCAATTGTTCCGGTCGTCGGACGACGGCACCCTCGAGCAGTACCGGCAGCCCGGTAGCCCTGGATCTGCACCGGACACGGCGACGTCGGCCGGTGCGCTGACCGAACGCGTCGCAGCTGCTGACGTCGGCGACGACATCGACGCCGAACTCGCCGAAGTCGTCGGAGCCGGGTACGTCGAGCCCGACGTCGTCGGGCGCTCCGGCGGACGATGGGTCGAGGTCTCGGTCGGCGACGCGCTCGGTGACGACGGCACGCTCGAGTTCGTCCCGTTCACCTACCTCGGCAGCCCCACCGAGGCCGGGGCGACCAACGTCGACGTGCTCTCGCTCGCCGAGATGAACGCGACCGGGTCCCACTGGTTCCGACCGGGAGATCGAGTCGTCGTCGACCCGGGTGGCCCCGGCGAGGAGTTCGCGACGATCGCGAGCGTCTCACCGCTCACGTTCGCCGCGCCGTTGCAGCATCCGCACTACGTCGCCGAGATGATCGCCATCCCGGCGGGTGTGCCCAGCACCGGTGGTCCTGGGCCGGGTCCGGGTTCCGACGCGATCGTGTCGGTGTCGCCGGCTCGGTTGTTGGAGACGCGGCCTGCTTCGGTGGGGTCGACGACGGTGGATGGGAAGTTCGCTGCTGGTGGTGCGGTGGCTGCGAAGTCGGTGACCGAGGTGACGGTGACGGGTCGTGGTGGTGTGCCTGGTGATGCGGCGGCGGTGATGTTGAACGTGACGGCGGTGCTGCCCGATGGTGCGGGTCATGTGACGGTGTTCCCGTGTGGTTCGTCGATGCCGACGGCGTCGAATCTGAACTATGTGGCGGGTCAGGTGGTGCCGAATGCGGTGTTGGCGAAGGTGGGTGCTGGTGGGAAGGTGTGTTTCTACTCCCATGCGGGTGTTCATCTGGTCGTCGACGTGAACGGCTACGTGCCGGCGGGGAGTTCGGTGGCGTCGGTGTCGCCGGCTCGGTTGTTGGAGACGCGGCCTGCTTCGGTGGGGTCGACGACGGTGGATGGGAAGTTCGCTGCTGGTGGTGCGGTGGCTGCGAAGTCGGTGACCGAGGTGACGGTGACGGGTCGTGGTGGTGTGCCTGGTGATGCGGCGGCGGTGATGTTGAACGTGACGGCGGTGCTGCCCGATGGTGCGGGTCATGTGACGGTGTTCCCGTGTGGTTCGTCGATGCCGACGGCGTCGAATCTGAACTATGTGGCGGGTCAGGTGGTGCCGAATGCGGTGTTGGCGAAGGTGGGTGCTGGTGGGAAGGTGTGTTTCTACTCCCATGCGGGTGTTCATCTGGTCGTCGACGTGAACGGCTACGTGCCGGCGGGGAGTTCGGTGGCGTCGGTGTCGCCGGCTCGGTTGTTGGAGACGCGGCCTGCTTCGGTGGGGTCGACGACGGTGGATGGGAAGTTCGCTGCTGGTGGTGCGGTGGCTGCGAAGTCGGTGACCGAGGTGACGGTGACGGGTCGTGGTGGTGTGCCTGGTGATGCGGCGGCGGTGATGTTGAACGTGACGGCGGTGCTGCCCGATGGTGCGGGTCATGTGACGGTGTTCCCGTGTGGTTCGTCGATGCCGACGGCGTCGAATCTGAACTATGTGGCGGGTCAGGTGGTGCCGAATGCGGTGTTGGCGAAGGTGGGTGCTGGTGGGAAGGTGTGTTTCTACTCCCATGCGGGTGTTCATCTGGTCGTCGACGTGAACGGCTACGTGCCGTGA
- the rplJ gene encoding 50S ribosomal protein L10: protein MSDTATREPRADKVAVVKEIGEKLEGCQAVFVTEYRGLSVAQIADVRNALRPADAQMAVYKNTLAKLAVREAGLDGLDDLLVGPTALTFVKGDVAGAAKALRESSKAMPSLVVKGGVLGEAALSDKDVMALADLPSREELLAKFAGALQAPLVKTAGLLQALPRNFAYGLNALIEKQAA, encoded by the coding sequence ATGAGTGATACTGCAACCCGTGAACCCCGTGCCGACAAGGTCGCGGTGGTGAAGGAGATCGGGGAGAAGCTGGAAGGCTGCCAGGCCGTGTTCGTGACCGAATACCGTGGCCTGTCCGTCGCCCAGATCGCCGACGTCCGCAACGCGCTCCGTCCCGCCGACGCCCAGATGGCCGTGTACAAGAACACGCTCGCCAAGCTGGCCGTCCGTGAGGCCGGACTCGACGGGCTCGACGACCTGCTCGTCGGTCCGACCGCGCTCACGTTCGTCAAGGGCGACGTCGCCGGTGCCGCCAAGGCACTCCGCGAGTCGTCGAAGGCGATGCCGAGCCTGGTCGTCAAGGGCGGCGTGCTCGGAGAAGCCGCGTTGTCCGACAAGGACGTCATGGCGCTCGCCGATCTGCCGTCGCGCGAAGAGCTGCTGGCCAAGTTCGCCGGTGCGCTACAGGCGCCGCTGGTCAAGACCGCCGGTCTGCTCCAGGCGCTCCCGCGCAACTTCGCCTACGGCCTCAACGCCCTCATCGAGAAGCAGGCCGCCTGA
- the rplL gene encoding 50S ribosomal protein L7/L12, with protein MATKEEILDAISNMTVIELKELLDAFEEKFEVTAAAPVAVAAAGAPAAGGDDAGAAEQDEFDVILAEAGGQKIQVIKAVRELTSLGLKEAKDLVDGAPKPILEKASKDDAEAAKAKLEEAGATVELK; from the coding sequence ATGGCCACCAAGGAAGAGATCCTCGACGCCATCAGCAACATGACCGTCATCGAGCTCAAGGAGCTCCTCGACGCGTTCGAAGAGAAGTTCGAAGTCACCGCAGCCGCCCCGGTTGCCGTCGCCGCTGCCGGTGCTCCGGCTGCCGGTGGTGACGATGCCGGCGCCGCCGAGCAGGACGAGTTCGACGTCATCCTCGCCGAGGCCGGCGGCCAGAAGATCCAGGTGATCAAGGCCGTGCGTGAGCTCACGAGCCTCGGCCTCAAGGAGGCCAAGGACCTCGTCGACGGCGCTCCGAAGCCGATCCTCGAGAAGGCGTCGAAGGACGACGCCGAGGCCGCCAAGGCCAAGCTCGAAGAGGCCGGCGCCACCGTCGAGCTCAAGTGA
- a CDS encoding glucose sorbosone dehydrogenase, with the protein MRLVVVALAVILVGCGDDAAGGDPTALSVTVVAEGFDGPTQIGHDGRGGYVLAELNGGEGDGTGRVLHLESIDAEPSVLVDGLLTPTGVAVDGDLLWIMERRTLSVASLDDPSDRRIVLDDLAFNGRSEGTISAVDGGGILFDTSGRRDGGDLADGSGRLFFLAGPDADPEEFAVGFKHAYAHAPLGDVRWLVTEVSDGRLDDVRPPDELTIVERGDDFGYPRCIGDRVPVAETGGTAAECVTGPPSLALFEAQATPTGVVVAPWDDETALVALWVRGEIVAVPVEPGDEPHDPAVVVDTIERPQHLLVDGDRVLVTDHESGRILALEAG; encoded by the coding sequence ATGCGTCTCGTCGTCGTCGCCCTGGCCGTCATCCTCGTGGGCTGCGGTGACGATGCTGCCGGCGGTGACCCGACGGCACTCTCGGTGACCGTCGTCGCCGAGGGGTTCGACGGGCCGACCCAGATCGGCCACGACGGGCGTGGCGGCTACGTGCTGGCAGAACTGAACGGGGGAGAGGGCGACGGCACGGGACGGGTGCTGCACCTCGAGTCGATCGATGCCGAGCCGTCGGTGCTCGTCGACGGGCTCCTGACCCCGACCGGTGTGGCCGTCGACGGTGATCTGCTGTGGATCATGGAGCGACGCACGCTGAGCGTCGCCTCCCTCGACGACCCGTCCGACCGGCGCATCGTGCTCGACGACCTGGCCTTCAACGGCCGATCGGAGGGGACGATCAGCGCGGTCGACGGCGGCGGCATCCTGTTCGACACCTCGGGCCGCCGTGACGGCGGCGACCTGGCCGACGGCTCGGGCCGGTTGTTCTTCCTCGCCGGCCCCGACGCCGACCCCGAGGAGTTCGCCGTCGGCTTCAAGCACGCCTACGCCCATGCGCCGCTCGGCGACGTACGCTGGCTCGTCACCGAGGTCTCCGACGGTCGGCTCGACGACGTGCGTCCGCCCGACGAGTTGACGATCGTCGAGCGGGGCGACGACTTCGGCTACCCGCGCTGCATCGGCGACCGGGTCCCCGTGGCCGAGACCGGCGGCACGGCCGCCGAGTGCGTGACCGGCCCGCCGTCACTGGCTCTGTTCGAGGCCCAGGCGACGCCGACCGGCGTGGTCGTCGCACCGTGGGACGACGAAACGGCCCTGGTCGCGTTGTGGGTGCGGGGCGAGATCGTCGCCGTTCCGGTCGAACCCGGCGACGAACCGCACGACCCCGCCGTGGTCGTCGACACGATCGAGCGGCCCCAGCACCTGCTGGTCGACGGCGACCGGGTGCTCGTCACCGATCACGAGTCGGGGCGGATCCTCGCCCTCGAAGCGGGTTGA